DNA sequence from the Sphingomonas taxi genome:
CCGGTGGGGTCGCCGCCCTGCGCCATGAAGCCGGGGATGACGCGGTGGAAGACGACGCCGTCGTAGAAGCCTTCATTGGCCAGCTCGGCGATGCGCGCGACGTGATTGGGCGCGAGATCGGGGCGCAGCTTGATCGTGACGTCGCCGTCCGCGAGCGTCAGCGTCAGGGTATTGTACGTATCGGCCATGGTTCGTCCTCTTATGGTTGACGTGCAGGTAGTATCGCTGACGCCGAAGGGCAAATCCGCGAGGGTGGCCAATCGTGCCGCAGCGCGGTAGAGCGCGAGCGGACAACGCCGGGAGGAGGCAGCGATGAGCGAGACCGAACTTCCCGAGGCCCCCGCCCCCGAACAGGACGAGCTGGACGAGGACGACCGGTTGCGTCCCGAATTCGTCGATGCGGTGCGCGACGCGGTCGCCGACGGCGACGACGAGGCGGCGCGCGCGCTGGTCGAGCCGCTCCATCCCGCCGACATCGCCGATCTGTTCGAGCTGACCCCGCACGAGGATCGCGGGCCGCTCGCCAAGGCGCTCAAGGACCTGCTCGACGCCGACGTCTTCGCGGAGATGAACGATTACGTCCGCGAGGATTTGATCGACGCGCTGACGCCGACCGAGGTCGCCGACCTCGCCTCCGAACTCGATACCGACGACGCCGTCGCGATCATCGAGGACATGGAAGAGGCGGACCAGCGCGCGGTGCTGCGCGCGCTCGACCCCGACGATCGCGCCGCGATCGAGGAGGCGCTGTCCTATCCCGAGGAATCCGCCGGCCGCCTGATGCAGCGCGAGCTGATCGCGGTGCCCGATCACTGGACGGTCGGCGACGCGATCGAATTCCTGCGCGGCCACGAGGAACTGACCACCGATTTCTGGGAGATCTTCGTCGTCGACGCCGGCCATCACCCGGTCGGCACCTGCCAATTGTCGTGGATCCTGCGCACGCCGGGCAATATCGCCATCGCCGACGTGATGAAGCGCGAGCAGACGCTGATCCCGGTCGACATGGATCAGGAAGAGGTCGCGCTCCGCTTCCAGAAATATGCGCTGATCAGCGCCGCGGTGGTCGATTCGGCCAATCGCCTCGTCGGCATGATCACCGTCGACGACATCGTCCACATCATCCAGGAAGAGGCGGGCGAGGATACGCTGCTCCTGTCCGGCGCGGGCGACGGCGACATCAACGAGCCGATCCGGCTGACCGTACGGACGCGGCTGATGTGGCTGGTGGTCAATCTCGGCACCGCGATGATCGCCTCGTCGGTGGTCGGCCTGTTCGAAAGCACGATCGCCGGTTTCGCGACGCTCGCCATCCTGATGCCGATCGTTTCCGGGATGGGCGGCAATGCCGGCACGCAGACGCTCGCCGTCGTCGTCCGCGCGATCGCCACCAACCAGCTTACCGATTCGAACACGCGCTGGATGGTGTTCCGCGAGTTGCGCATCGCCGCCGCCAACGGCCTGGCGCTCGGCGTGCTGATCGGGCTCGGCACGTTCATCGTCTTCGGGCGCACCGACCTCGCGCTGGTCATCGCCGCGGCGATGTTCACCAACAACATCACCGCGGGGCTCGGCGGCGTGCTGGTGCCGGTGACGCTCGATCGGATGAACATCGATCCCGCCGTGTCATCGGCAGTGTTCGTGACGACGCTGACCGATACGATGGGCTTCTTCTCGTTCCTGGGTCTGGCGACCTTGTGGGGACTGCACGCCTGACCCACATCGCACGTCCATGTTGCACCTGACGAAAGTGGCCTTCGGCGCGACCAGTGTCGAGCATCTCGCCGAACGCCTTGCCCTGCGCGCCGCCGACGGACCGGTGTTCCTCACCACCCGCTATTTGCCCAAGCGGCACGAGGAGGTCGCGGGCCAGGGCTCGCTGTTCTGGATCCTGAAGCACCAGCTGGTCGCGCGCTCGGCGATCCTCGGTTTCGGCGAGGCGGAGGGCGGCCGCGTCGCGATCCACATCGACCCGGCGCTGGTGCTGGTCCAGGCGCGCCCCAAGCGCGCGCATCAGGGCTGGCGCTATCTCGAAGCGGCGGATGCGCCGGCCGATCTCGGTGGCGAGACCGATGGGCTCGCGGCGATGCCGCCGGCGCTGGTCGGCCGGCTGGCGGAACTGGCGCTGATCTGAACGACGCGCGGGATCACGCACCCGCCGTCTTTATTCCCCCGCGCCGCACGTCACCGGCGCGCCGGCGGCGGCGATGACCCGGCATTTCGGGCGCCCCGTCACCGTCACCGCCCCCAGCCCGCTGCTCGCCACCACCGCGGTGTAGCGTGCGCGTGCGCGCACCGTGCCCGGGCCGTCGAGATGCAGGTCGAGGTCGTTCGCCTCCAGCCCCGCCGCGTCGATCGTGCCCGCGCCGCTGGCGACCAGCCGCATCGCGGTGGCGCGGCCGGCGAGGCCGATCCTGCCGTCGCCGGCGAGCTGCACGATAAGCTGATCCGCCTGCACCGCGGCGACCTCGATCGTGCCGGTGCCGGCAGCGGAGAGGTCGACGCGCGACCCAACCAGCCGCGCCACCGTCACCTTG
Encoded proteins:
- the mgtE gene encoding magnesium transporter, with translation MSETELPEAPAPEQDELDEDDRLRPEFVDAVRDAVADGDDEAARALVEPLHPADIADLFELTPHEDRGPLAKALKDLLDADVFAEMNDYVREDLIDALTPTEVADLASELDTDDAVAIIEDMEEADQRAVLRALDPDDRAAIEEALSYPEESAGRLMQRELIAVPDHWTVGDAIEFLRGHEELTTDFWEIFVVDAGHHPVGTCQLSWILRTPGNIAIADVMKREQTLIPVDMDQEEVALRFQKYALISAAVVDSANRLVGMITVDDIVHIIQEEAGEDTLLLSGAGDGDINEPIRLTVRTRLMWLVVNLGTAMIASSVVGLFESTIAGFATLAILMPIVSGMGGNAGTQTLAVVVRAIATNQLTDSNTRWMVFRELRIAAANGLALGVLIGLGTFIVFGRTDLALVIAAAMFTNNITAGLGGVLVPVTLDRMNIDPAVSSAVFVTTLTDTMGFFSFLGLATLWGLHA
- a CDS encoding DUF1489 family protein → MLHLTKVAFGATSVEHLAERLALRAADGPVFLTTRYLPKRHEEVAGQGSLFWILKHQLVARSAILGFGEAEGGRVAIHIDPALVLVQARPKRAHQGWRYLEAADAPADLGGETDGLAAMPPALVGRLAELALI
- a CDS encoding GIN domain-containing protein; translation: MIRLFALLLLLPSAAMAEERRVALGSFERVRINGAFEVTITTGSPGATVIGDRGVIGDIDLRAEGTTLTVRQTSTSRWGEQRQATARAPVRILLATPRLSGITVNGGSKVTVARLVGSRVDLSAAGTGTIEVAAVQADQLIVQLAGDGRIGLAGRATAMRLVASGAGTIDAAGLEANDLDLHLDGPGTVRARARYTAVVASSGLGAVTVTGRPKCRVIAAAGAPVTCGAGE